Below is a window of Synergistetes bacterium HGW-Synergistetes-1 DNA.
CCGCATAACAAAATGGCTTATTGCTAACGGACGCTTCTGCAAAACCATAGTCTTCTGCGTGGATGTTGACCATGCCGATAGGATGAGGCGAGCCCTTGTAAATGAAAACAAAGATCTCGCTGCAGAGAATCCGAAATATATCATGCGCATCACGGGAGACGATCCCGAAGGAAAAGCACAGCTGGATTACTTTATAAATGTGGACGAACAATACCCTGCTGTAGTGACAACATCAAAACTTCTTACAACAGGAGTTGATGTGAAGACATGCAAGCTTATTGTCCTTGACAGCAATATAAATTCAATGACCGAATTTAAGCAGACCATTGGACGGGGGACAAGGCTCTATCCGGAATACGGCAAAGAATACTTCACAATAATGGACTTTCGCAACGTCTGCAGACTATTTGCCGATCCTGATTTTGACGGCGAGCCTGTGATCGTAATAGACGCGGGTGACGGGGGGGACAACTGGGACCCCAAAGAAGATCAGACAGACCAGCTTCTGTTTGATGATCAGGAAATAGAGGATGACCAGGAAACCTTGGAGGATCTTTCAAGAGTAGGGACATCCCTCCGAGATAAGCCTGATACTAAAATTAGAGTAAATGGCATAGTTGTTACCATCATCAATGAACGGGTCCAGTACTGTGATATTAATGGGAAACTTATAACAGAGAGCATAAAGGATTACAGCAAGAGGAACATTCTGGATAAGTTTGTCACCCTTGACGAATTTTTGAATGCCTGGACAAACTCAGAAAAGAAAAAAGCCATCATTGAAGAACTAGAGAGCCGGGGCGTATTGCTTGATGCCCTGAAAGAAGAGTCCGGAAAAGACCTTGACGATTTTGACCTCATCCTACACATAGCTTATGACAAAAAACCGCTAACCAAAAGAGAGCGTGTTGAGCACGTTAAGAAGAAGGGCTACCTGTACAAATATTCCGGTCTTTGCCAGGAAGTGCTCTCAGCCCTGTTGGAAAAGTACCTGGATGAGGGAATAAGTGAGCTTGAAGACACAAGAATATTGGATAATTCACCCTTTGACCGTATAGGAAGCCCAAAAAAAATTGCAGACTTGTTCGGAGGCAAAGAGGGATACCTTAAAGCTGTCAAGGAACTTGAAAGAGCAATATACGAAGCTGCATAAAGAGTGAGGAGATAAATATATGACCATAGGTAACTTTGTCAAAACCATCCAGAACATAATGAGGGGCGACAGCGGCATCAACGGCGATGCCCAGAGGATCGAACAGATGACGTGGATCCTCTTCCTGAAAGTATATGACGCAAAAGAAGAAGACTGGGAATTCCATGACGACAACTACGAATCGATCCTCCCCGAGGAACTTCGGTGGAGAAACTGGGCGGTAGATAATAAAGACGGAGAAGCACTTACAGGCCAGGGACTTCTTGACTTTGTAAACAACAAACTCTTCCCTGCGTTAAAGGAACTCAAAATTACAGAAAAAACACCGATGAAGAAATCAATAGTTAAAGCTGTCTTTGAAGACAGCAACCAATATATGAAAGACGGCGTACTGCTCAGAAAGGTCATCAATGTCATCGATGGCATTGAATTTGATGAATACAACGAGCGCCATGCTTTTGGTGATATCTACGAGACGATACTGAAGAGCCTGCAAAGTGCAGGAAATGCAGGCGAGTTCTATACCCCCAGGGCCGTCACTGATTTCATGGTCAGGATGCTCGATCCGAAACTGGGTGAGCATGTTGCCGATTTTGCCTGCGGAACGGGAGGATTTTTGACCTCTACATTGAAGCTCCTTGAGCCACAGATAAATACTATCGAAGACCGTGAACTATACAATAACAGCATCTTTGGCATAGAAAAGAAACCTCTTCCATACCTTCTCTCTATCACAAACATGCTGCTCCACGATATCGACAGCCCGAGGATATACCACGGCAACTCGCTGGAGAGAAACGTCAGGGAATACAAAGAAAGCGACAAATTTGATATAGTTCTCATGAATCCTCCCTATGGGGGAACCGAAAGCGAAGGAGTAAAGATCAATTTTCCCGCAGACCTCAGAAGCAGTGAAACAGCAGACCTTTTCATGTCGGTCATAATGTACAGGCTCAAAGAAAGAGGAAAGGCAGCTGTGATAATCCCCGATGGATTCCTCTTTGGAACAGACAATGCGAAGTCTGCCATAAAGAAAAAACTGATTGAAGAATTCAATCTTCACACCATAGTCCGTATGCCTTCAAGCGTTTTCTCCCCATATACCTCCATAACAACGAACATTCTCTTTTTCGACAGGTCCCAAAAAACGAAAGAGGTCTGGTTTTACCGCGTGGACATGCCCGATGGATACAAGCATTTCTCAAAAACCAAGCCGATGAAAGTCGAGCACTTCGATGGCTGTGCTGCATGGTGGAACGACAGGAAAGAAATAAAAGACACGGAGACAGACACTTTCAAAGCAAAAGCATACTCAGTTCAGGAAATCTCGAACCGGGCATATGACATGGATCTATGCGGGTATCCGACTGCAGAAGAGGAAGTCCTATCTCCGGAAGATACCATACGCCTCTTCCATGAAAAGAGAGATTCACTTAATGCAAAGATAGACAAGAGACTTGCCCAGATCGAAGAACTGCTGGGGATAATTAAATGATCGCCGAACAACTGAAAAAATCCATCCTGCAGGCAGCCATTCAGGGTAAGCTCACCCAGCAGCTTCCCGAAGACGGCGATGCAAGGGACCTCCTAAAAGAGATTCAGAAAGAAAAAGCCCGACTCATCAAAGAGGGAAAAATCAAAAAAGAAAAGCCCTTGCCCATAATCACCGAGGATGAAATTCCCTTTGAGATCCCGGAGAATTGGTGTTGGGTTAGGTTAGGTGAGATTGTCGAAGTAAAAGGAGGAAAACGAATACCAGTCGGGAGTAAGTTAACTAAAAAAGACACAGGTCATAAGTATATACGGGTTGCAGATATGCACAATGACACAGTTTTAAGCCATGATGTTCATTATGTTCCTGAAAATATATATCCATCAATAAAAAATTATACTATTTCATCTAATGATATATACATAACAGTTGCGGGATCAATCGGAAGAATAGGTAAAATTCCAGATGAATTTGATGGTGCGAATTTAACTGAAAACGCAGATAAACTAGTATTTAATCACGTAGATATTAATTGGTTAATGTTTGCTTTACAGTCGCCTCTTATTCAATCTCAAATTTCAGACGCTACGACAAAAGTCGGGCAACCCAAATTAGCCATAAAAAAAATTGAAACCCTCATCGTCCCATTGCAACCTCATGACGAACAAATTAGGGTTGTCGAACGAATAAACAACTTTATCATTGAAATCGAAAGCCTAAAGAACGATGAAGCCAGGCTTGAAGAACTGCAAAAGTCTTTCCCCAAAAAGATGAAAGATGCCATCCTCCAATATGCCATCCAGGGCAAGCTCACACAGCAGCTGCCGGAAGACGGCGATGCAAGGGACCTGTTAAAAGATATCCAGAAAGAAAAAGCCCGACTCATCAAAGAGGGAAAAATCAAAAAAGAAAAACCCCTCCCCGAAATTACCGAAGACGAGATCCCCTTTGAAATCCCGGAGAATTGGTGCTGGGTCAGGTTGGGTGAGATAACTGATTATGGCGTCGGAAAGCAAGTAAGCGCAGAGAAAATCCAACCGAATTCTTGGATACTCGAATTAGAAGATATTGAAAAAGAAACATTTAAACTGACCTGTAAGAGGTTTGATCGAGAACCTGGAAGCTCAAAGAACGCATTTTCTAAAGGCTGTGTATTATATGGAAAACTTCGACCATATTTGAAGAAAGTAATCATAGCAGATGAATCAGGGTATTGTTCTACAGAAATAATACCGTTTAATGGGTACGGGAATATTAATTCTTCGTATCTCAAATATTGCATGGTCGCACCATCGATAGATAGCAATATTAATCAAATAACACACGGTATGGATATGCCACGATTAGGAACAGACAAAGCTAAACTCTTATTTATTCCTCTCCCTCCTCTTGCTGAGCAAAAGAGAATAGTAGCTTGTTTAGAAGGAATTTTGCCATTTTGTGAGGGATTACAATAAAGAAACAAAAAATATAAAAATATTAATCGTTTATCGGATATTTAAGGAGAAACAAGATGAGACTTGAAAAAGAGATAAAAGAATTTGGTTACTTCACCTTAGGCGAACCATGTGATCATATTGATAAAATTCCCGGTTTTTTGTCAGTGGACAGACAAGGAAACGTTTCAATTGAATTATATGACTTACCATGCTTAATTGGCGACGACAGTTTCTCATTAGTAAACGAAGTACATGGAACACTTTTGTTAACTGGAGATGAAATTATTGCTCTTGACTGCTTTTGTACGAATATAAGAGGATTAGAAATCGCATCATGCAAGTTTCAGGTGAATTTACTCCTGCTAGGTGAAAAATTATTGAGCAGCACATTAACATATTCGAATGCGATAATAGCTCTTGATGGTTTGCTTGAGTGGCATGGATACAATGAAGAAATTCATACATTATGCAATAGTAAAAAAAGAATAAAAATTAAACCACTAGATTTATATGACGGAGAAGATTTATCACTCCAATTTTTAATTAAATCGAAAGAAACACATACTCAATTTACCTCGGTGATTAAAGAAATATATGCCAAATTGAAGTTAAATTTCAAAAGAGAATTGGATTTAAGGGATGTTATATCCAATATAACAAAAATCAACTCATACTTTTTGTTCTCGCTAGACACAGAAATTAATATGGAATTACCAGTTCTATTACTACCTAATAAAAAATCTAATTCAAATGAAATCGTTAAATTATATTATAGAGATAGAAGCTTTCCCAATTCTGATACTCCCAAATACATAAATGCTAACTTTTTGCATTACAAAGATATCCCGGAAGGGTGCGTTAAAGCATGGTTCGATGCTTACAGTAAAATGCCAGTGTCTATTTGGCATTATCTTAGTTATTGGACTCAATTGAACTTTAAAAAAACTCTTGATATAGAACCCCTTATTCAAGCTATAGAGGCTTTACATCGAACCTACGTTAATAATATTGCTTCTTTTGAGCCAGGGGAATTGAAAAGTATAGTCAAAGAACTTAAAGAACATATTTATTCTTTATACGAAACTTCCAAAGCAAATCTTATTTGTAAAAAATTGGAGATAAAAAATACACCATCTTTGAATGAAAGAATCTTAGAGTTGTTGGATAGGAATTGTCCAACTAGCGTTGAACCGAGTCAAAAAAAGAGAATTGCAAAATATGTCAAGGATTTAAGAAATACTATTTCACATGCGTCTGGATCAGAAGAAGAAATAGAACCATATTTACTTGAAGCTAGCTTTCAGATTAATATCGCATATCTACTTGAGGTTATTTATAAAATGGAAATGTTGCGTATTTTTGGAATAAAAGAAGAGAGAACACATGAAATAATCGCAAGAAAAAATGATAATCTAAAAATTTTAAGCTTGGAAGATTTCAACAAAAATTAATAATCTATTATAGATTCTAGGAGATACAGTGTTGGTCAAGCTAAAAGAATGATGGGAGTGCATTTTATGAAATGATGGTGATTTTATGAAGACAGAAGAAAAAACATTTTTTAGTAATATTATGTTACTGATTGACAAAGAAGAGTATGCTAAAGCAGAAAATGAATTAAATTTAATTATTTTTGACAAAAAAATGCTGAGAAGAATCAATTAATTATGCCTATTTCCTAATTGAATATATTAATACTTGTTGGAGAAATGAATATAAACAAAAAAATGTTGCAAAGTTGATGCTATTGAAAAATATTGAAAGTAATTTTCCAATGTCTGAATCATATTCTCTTTATGCTGAACAAGAAAAAGATAAAAATGTTTCTATGAATTATCTTAGAGCTGGTTTAAGTAAATTTCCCAACAATCCCTCCCTATATGGGGGCTTATACATCCAATGCTTTCTGCCAACAGCAGAAAACGCACGAACCTAGTGAAAGGAGCTATTCGGATCATCTGCAAATTCGTGTCTTGAGATTGGGGGGCACTTTATAGAGCATACTGCAAAGGAGAGAAAATGATGGAACTACATACATTCGCAACAAATGTGACGACGATGAAAACCGAAACAGAAATGCTCGTCGAGACGGTAACAAATCAGCAGCATAAAACAACGCTCGAAGATTTTATTGTTTCGATAACAAAACTGTCTGACTTTTTTGACAATGCCCAAAATGTAAAAGCATTAAGTGAGTATGACAAAAAGCCCGATGCTAATAAAAATAATTGTCCTCTCGATATCCTTTGCAAAGACCTCTTTGCCAAACTGATGGCAGTTGAACCTTTGCTTATTTCCAGTGTTTTTGACTTTTTGCGCCCAGAAAACCAACCGACAGATAATGCAATGGGGCAGCGTATAAGGCCTGAAATTCAATATAACCAAAATAGTTTTAATTTGCTTAACAATGAACTGAAAAAGCTTTTTGCTAACAATTTACTCGAAGCATTTGAAGCCCTAAAATATTTAAGCGGGCACAATAAAACGCTCATAATACTGGGACCAAATGGGAGCGGAAAGACTTTGTTTGCCAATTACCTAAAAAGTGTCGAGACACATGTTAAAGTAATACCAGCCTCTAAACCAATAAAGGCTATGGGATACGTTCAAAATATATATGACTCAACGATTGAACGATATAACACTGAAATCTTTAAAGGCGGCGATTTAAATCATGACTTATTGCAAAAGCTGATAATCGGTTTATGCACTGAACATGATAATGTTGCTCGAGAATACTATGATACAGGAATAAGAAACGATACAACCTTTGAAAAAGTTAAGGGAATATTTGACAATTTCTTTGATGTAAAACTGGACAATTCAAATTTTGGAAACAAACAGCTTCAAGGAAAGAAACTAGGGCTAAAAGCATTTCCATTTAATAATATGAGTGATGGAGAACGCGTAGCGTTTTTTTACATAGCGACAGTGATAGTTGCACCGCCACAATCATTCATTGTCGTGGATGAACCTGAAAACCATTTGAATCCTGCAATATATAACAAAATTTGGGACAGGCTAATGGAAGTTCGGAGCGATTGCCAGTTTATTTTCATTTCACACACTATGGAATTTATAAACGCGAGGTCAGATTTTGAACTCGTTAAGATAAAGAGCTTTACTTATCCGAACAAGTTTGATTTTGAGTTTTTGGGTAGCACATTAGAAGACTTAAGTTCTGACTTCATCGTTGAAGTCGTGGGAAGCCGTAAACCGATTTTATTTTGTGAAGGTTATAAA
It encodes the following:
- a CDS encoding SAM-dependent methyltransferase, coding for MTIGNFVKTIQNIMRGDSGINGDAQRIEQMTWILFLKVYDAKEEDWEFHDDNYESILPEELRWRNWAVDNKDGEALTGQGLLDFVNNKLFPALKELKITEKTPMKKSIVKAVFEDSNQYMKDGVLLRKVINVIDGIEFDEYNERHAFGDIYETILKSLQSAGNAGEFYTPRAVTDFMVRMLDPKLGEHVADFACGTGGFLTSTLKLLEPQINTIEDRELYNNSIFGIEKKPLPYLLSITNMLLHDIDSPRIYHGNSLERNVREYKESDKFDIVLMNPPYGGTESEGVKINFPADLRSSETADLFMSVIMYRLKERGKAAVIIPDGFLFGTDNAKSAIKKKLIEEFNLHTIVRMPSSVFSPYTSITTNILFFDRSQKTKEVWFYRVDMPDGYKHFSKTKPMKVEHFDGCAAWWNDRKEIKDTETDTFKAKAYSVQEISNRAYDMDLCGYPTAEEEVLSPEDTIRLFHEKRDSLNAKIDKRLAQIEELLGIIK